The following coding sequences lie in one Trueperaceae bacterium genomic window:
- a CDS encoding MBL fold metallo-hydrolase: MRFTSAGAARTVTGSCHHLDLGDFQLVVDCGLFQGGAELDALNRAPFPFEPRDLGAVLVTHGHLDHVGRLPLLVKAGYAGRFLATKATADVAAIILRDAAKLQEEDFERDLRKARRAGRESELQGPLYTLADVEAAIARFQSVAMHEPVRVADGVTATFRPAGHILGSAYIELRTREARLVFSGDLGNRESSIQAPTEPPDACDVLVIESTYADQTHPKRAETEARFRAALARSLEKGGNVMIPTFAAERAQQVLYLVNRLMTAGQVPKLPVFLDSPMAAKMTRLYQECACDFRPEIADLIDAGQDPFEPPTLRYAVTADESKAINEVTGGAVVIAGSGMLTGGRIRHHLKHNLWREEATLIVVGYQAHGTLGRLLLDGAKRVKLFGEEVVVRAAIENIRGFSAHADHDDLLAFMTPTGATHVLLVHGEPEVMDGFAAELRHSGRRVSLPEFGVPIDL, encoded by the coding sequence ATGAGGTTCACCAGCGCCGGCGCCGCGCGCACCGTCACGGGCAGCTGCCACCACCTCGACCTCGGCGACTTCCAACTCGTGGTCGACTGCGGCCTCTTCCAGGGCGGCGCCGAGCTGGACGCCCTCAACCGCGCGCCCTTCCCTTTCGAGCCGCGCGACCTCGGCGCCGTGCTCGTAACCCACGGGCACCTCGATCACGTCGGTCGCCTGCCGCTCCTAGTGAAGGCGGGCTACGCGGGGCGCTTCCTCGCCACCAAGGCCACGGCCGACGTGGCCGCCATCATCCTCCGGGACGCCGCCAAGCTGCAGGAGGAGGACTTCGAACGGGACCTGCGTAAGGCGCGCCGCGCCGGACGCGAGTCCGAGCTGCAGGGTCCGCTCTACACCCTGGCGGACGTCGAGGCAGCCATCGCGCGTTTCCAGAGCGTGGCGATGCACGAGCCTGTGCGCGTCGCCGACGGCGTCACGGCCACCTTCAGACCGGCCGGGCACATCCTCGGCAGCGCCTACATCGAGCTGCGGACGCGCGAGGCGCGCCTCGTCTTCTCCGGCGACCTTGGCAACCGCGAGAGCAGCATCCAAGCGCCGACGGAGCCGCCGGACGCGTGCGACGTGCTCGTCATCGAGTCCACCTACGCCGACCAGACGCACCCGAAACGCGCCGAGACGGAGGCACGCTTCCGGGCAGCGCTAGCGCGGTCGCTCGAGAAGGGCGGCAACGTCATGATCCCGACATTCGCCGCGGAACGGGCCCAGCAGGTCCTCTACCTCGTCAACCGCCTGATGACCGCCGGGCAGGTCCCGAAGCTGCCGGTCTTCCTCGACTCGCCGATGGCCGCGAAGATGACGCGCCTGTATCAGGAGTGCGCGTGCGACTTCCGGCCGGAGATAGCGGACCTGATAGACGCCGGCCAGGACCCGTTCGAGCCGCCGACGCTCCGTTACGCCGTGACGGCGGACGAGTCGAAGGCCATCAACGAGGTCACCGGCGGGGCGGTCGTCATCGCGGGCTCCGGCATGCTGACCGGCGGCCGGATCAGGCACCACCTCAAGCACAACCTCTGGCGCGAGGAGGCGACCCTCATCGTGGTCGGCTACCAGGCGCACGGCACGCTCGGCAGGCTCCTCCTGGACGGCGCCAAGCGCGTCAAGCTGTTCGGCGAGGAGGTGGTGGTGCGTGCCGCCATCGAGAACATCAGGGGCTTCTCGGCCCACGCCGATCACGACGACCTGCTCGCGTTCATGACGCCGACCGGCGCCACGCACGTGCTCCTCGTCCACGGCGAGCCGGAAGTGATGGACGGTTTCGCGGCGGAGCTGAGGCACAGCGGGCGCCGCGTGTCCTTGCCGGAGTTCGGAGTGCCCATCGACCTGTGA
- a CDS encoding MBL fold metallo-hydrolase, which produces MSSEGTRNAAPAAVAEPATGQRPTSVQLSERVHAVLGGVNCAIVDVGDGRALLIDSGQDKEYGRKVRKALDALGLELAVILATHSHADHYGGNAYLLRQFREARVWAPEIEAEIIRTPALEPIYLFHGAKPLPELTGKWLQAEASPVHRVLTAGRDTVGGASFELLDVRGHAHRQLAVLVDDVLLAADAVFGAETLEKYPIPFAQDVVGQLRAFETVAGVDARVLLPGHGAPTEDITGVANSNRVAVLRAADAVLTACAAPEARSGASTEDVVAGSAESLGVALDDLARYHLNFCVVSAHLGRLRELGEIVCALEAGRLVWRRARRAAEEPEGRSAPVAGAARLEKGGDA; this is translated from the coding sequence ATGTCCAGCGAGGGAACGCGTAACGCCGCGCCCGCGGCCGTCGCCGAGCCGGCGACCGGTCAGAGGCCCACGTCCGTGCAACTCTCAGAGCGGGTCCATGCCGTGCTCGGGGGTGTCAACTGCGCCATCGTCGATGTCGGCGATGGCCGCGCCCTCCTGATCGACAGCGGTCAGGACAAGGAGTACGGACGCAAGGTCCGTAAGGCTCTCGACGCGCTCGGCCTGGAGCTAGCCGTCATCCTGGCCACGCACTCGCACGCCGACCATTACGGCGGCAACGCCTACCTCCTCAGGCAGTTCCGGGAGGCGCGGGTCTGGGCCCCCGAGATCGAGGCCGAGATCATCCGCACCCCGGCGCTCGAGCCCATCTACCTGTTTCACGGCGCCAAGCCACTGCCTGAACTCACGGGCAAGTGGTTGCAGGCCGAGGCCTCCCCTGTCCACCGCGTCCTGACCGCCGGCCGTGACACCGTCGGCGGCGCGAGCTTCGAGCTGCTCGACGTGAGGGGCCACGCCCACAGGCAGCTGGCCGTGCTCGTCGACGACGTGCTGCTGGCCGCGGACGCGGTGTTCGGCGCGGAGACGCTGGAGAAGTACCCCATCCCGTTCGCCCAGGACGTGGTCGGACAACTGCGGGCCTTCGAGACGGTGGCCGGCGTTGACGCCAGGGTTCTCCTCCCCGGTCACGGCGCCCCGACCGAGGACATCACAGGCGTCGCAAATAGCAACCGCGTGGCCGTTCTGCGCGCGGCCGACGCCGTCCTGACGGCCTGTGCCGCGCCCGAGGCGCGCTCCGGCGCGAGCACGGAGGACGTGGTGGCCGGCTCCGCCGAGAGCCTCGGCGTCGCGCTCGACGACCTGGCTCGCTACCACCTCAATTTCTGCGTCGTGTCCGCCCACCTCGGCCGCCTCCGGGAACTGGGCGAGATCGTCTGCGCGTTGGAGGCCGGGCGCCTCGTCTGGCGGCGGGCGCGCCGCGCCGCCGAAGAGCCTGAAGGCCGGTCCGCGCCGGTCGCCGGAGCCGCGCGACTCGAGAAGGGCGGCGACGCATGA
- a CDS encoding RsmB/NOP family class I SAM-dependent RNA methyltransferase: protein MDGTRSRTAAGGRTRGAAAGDEPRRMALAVLGRMRGGAFLAPTLHEYLSAAPLGRADRGLVTDLSYGVARRMLELDAVLAPLLKRPDRLPPIVMDALRFGAFEVLHRGTPPYAAVDAWVGIVKSEAPGLAGLVNAVLRRVAPLPAARPPDAAAALRASLPAWLYERFAAALGEHAPGAAAAMLEPEPLWLTAFGPAARTALEADGAVVSAYGTVREGRPHSLRVMAPMSVDRLAAFTAGLVQPQNPASLQVALLLDPPPGGRVLDLASGRGVKSAVLAALGAEVCAVELDPRRSAAAERNLRRLGLSVKHLTADLTRPLDVAPAPQVLLDAPCSGTGTLRGHPEIKLRLTPEDIASAAETQARMLATAAAVVAPGGLLQYAVCALTPEEGPLVVARFLTSSHGDGFASEQFELPLPTHAVDHGRYVLPLAGLDGFYVARLRRAV, encoded by the coding sequence GTGGACGGCACACGCTCAAGAACGGCGGCTGGTGGACGCACGCGAGGCGCCGCGGCGGGCGACGAGCCGCGGCGCATGGCGCTGGCCGTGCTTGGGCGCATGCGCGGCGGCGCCTTTCTCGCTCCTACGCTCCACGAGTACTTGAGCGCCGCGCCGCTCGGTCGCGCCGATCGCGGGCTCGTCACCGACCTCAGTTACGGCGTCGCCAGGCGCATGCTCGAGCTGGACGCGGTGTTGGCACCCTTGCTCAAGCGCCCCGATCGCCTGCCGCCAATAGTGATGGACGCGTTGCGGTTCGGCGCCTTCGAGGTGCTGCACCGTGGCACGCCACCGTACGCCGCCGTCGACGCCTGGGTCGGCATCGTCAAGAGCGAGGCCCCGGGGCTCGCCGGGCTCGTCAACGCAGTCCTCAGGCGTGTGGCGCCGCTGCCGGCTGCCCGGCCGCCCGACGCGGCTGCCGCTCTACGCGCCTCGCTGCCCGCCTGGTTGTACGAGCGCTTCGCGGCCGCCCTCGGAGAGCATGCCCCGGGGGCCGCGGCGGCCATGCTGGAGCCCGAGCCGTTGTGGCTGACCGCGTTCGGGCCGGCCGCCCGGACCGCCCTGGAGGCCGACGGCGCCGTCGTGTCGGCCTACGGGACGGTGCGGGAGGGTCGACCCCACTCGTTGCGGGTCATGGCGCCCATGAGCGTCGACCGGCTCGCGGCCTTCACCGCCGGCCTCGTGCAACCTCAGAACCCCGCCTCCTTGCAGGTCGCGCTGCTCCTCGACCCACCGCCGGGAGGTCGCGTCCTCGACCTGGCGAGCGGCAGAGGCGTGAAGAGCGCCGTGCTGGCCGCGCTGGGCGCCGAGGTGTGCGCCGTGGAGCTCGACCCGCGCCGCTCGGCCGCCGCGGAGCGCAACCTGCGGCGCCTCGGCTTGAGCGTGAAGCACTTGACCGCGGACCTCACGCGACCGCTCGACGTCGCCCCCGCACCCCAAGTCCTCCTCGACGCGCCCTGCAGCGGCACGGGGACGTTGCGGGGGCACCCGGAGATCAAGCTCCGGCTCACCCCAGAGGACATCGCCTCCGCGGCCGAGACGCAGGCGCGCATGCTCGCGACGGCGGCGGCCGTGGTCGCGCCCGGCGGCCTGCTCCAGTACGCCGTGTGCGCCCTGACACCGGAGGAGGGTCCGCTGGTCGTGGCGCGGTTCCTGACCTCGAGCCATGGCGACGGGTTCGCCTCGGAGCAGTTCGAGCTTCCGCTCCCGACGCATGCGGTGGACCACGGCCGGTACGTTCTGCCCTTGGCCGGGCTCGACGGCTTCTACGTCGCGCGCTTGCGTAGAGCGGTCTGA
- a CDS encoding stage V sporulation protein S has translation MEILRVSGSSRPNSVAGAIAALLRSEGEVEVQAIGPQAVNQAVKAIAISRSYLENDRLDLYAVPSFVRLELLGEERTAVRFLVTSRPVAEGGGLDPAGVPEPSVTS, from the coding sequence ATCGAAATCCTACGCGTCTCCGGATCGTCTCGCCCGAACTCCGTGGCCGGCGCCATCGCGGCGCTCCTACGGAGCGAGGGCGAGGTGGAAGTCCAGGCCATCGGCCCGCAGGCGGTCAACCAGGCCGTGAAGGCCATCGCCATCTCCCGCTCCTACCTCGAGAACGACCGGCTGGACCTGTACGCCGTTCCGTCGTTCGTGCGGCTCGAGCTGCTCGGCGAGGAGCGGACGGCGGTGCGCTTCCTCGTGACGTCCAGGCCGGTCGCGGAAGGCGGCGGGCTCGATCCGGCCGGGGTGCCCGAGCCGTCGGTGACGAGCTAA
- the ilvB gene encoding biosynthetic-type acetolactate synthase large subunit, producing the protein MTGSEVVMKLLERHGVGVIFGHPGGAIMPIYDALYDSPIKHVLVRHEQGGAHMADAYYRASGKVGVCFATSGPGATNLVTGLATAMMDSSAVVAITGNVASGLIGTDAFQEADVYGITGPVTKHNYLVKRVEELPQVLAEAFHIASTGRPGPVLVDVPKDVQLAKYDGSLDAEIDLPGYKPTIVGHAGQIRRAAEAIRAAKRPVMIVGGGGQVAPREVAELVERTGIPVITTLMGIGAYPPAADESLGMPGMHGTVSANKAISHCDLILGAGLRFDDRVTGKISRFAPNATVVHIDIDPAEISKLVKAHVPVVGDLRDVLPRLTQELGPLDIGEWRETLAGWKATYPEKYTLDKPLVSQEVLAMLREATAGECVVATEVGQHQMFAARMLPTTKARSFITSGGLGTMGFGLPAAIGAAIARKGETVVLVAGDGSLQMNIQELATLYKENLPVVIAILNNGVLGMVRQWQELFHAQRYSEIYLADSNPDFAKLAEAYGIEGHNIHDRDTAKSAIRAAVAAKKPVLLNFFVYEAEKVFPMVPAGAGVDEMILGDQEPDAHEVREPEPVAR; encoded by the coding sequence ATGACAGGTTCGGAAGTCGTGATGAAGCTCCTCGAGAGGCATGGCGTGGGGGTGATATTCGGTCATCCAGGCGGCGCCATCATGCCCATCTACGACGCGCTCTACGATTCGCCGATCAAGCACGTCCTCGTCAGGCACGAGCAGGGCGGCGCGCACATGGCCGACGCCTACTACCGTGCGAGCGGCAAGGTCGGCGTCTGCTTCGCCACGTCCGGCCCGGGGGCGACCAACCTGGTGACCGGCCTCGCGACGGCCATGATGGACTCCTCGGCCGTGGTGGCGATCACCGGCAACGTCGCCAGCGGCCTCATCGGCACCGACGCGTTCCAGGAGGCCGACGTCTACGGCATCACGGGCCCCGTCACCAAGCACAACTACCTCGTCAAGCGCGTCGAGGAGCTCCCCCAGGTGCTCGCCGAGGCGTTCCATATCGCCTCCACCGGCAGGCCCGGCCCGGTGCTCGTCGACGTTCCCAAGGACGTGCAGCTGGCCAAGTACGACGGCTCCCTCGACGCCGAGATCGACCTGCCCGGCTACAAGCCGACGATCGTCGGGCACGCCGGCCAGATCCGCAGAGCGGCCGAGGCCATCCGGGCCGCCAAGCGCCCCGTGATGATCGTCGGCGGCGGCGGCCAGGTCGCGCCGCGCGAGGTGGCCGAGCTGGTGGAGCGCACCGGCATCCCCGTCATCACGACGCTGATGGGCATCGGCGCCTACCCGCCGGCCGCGGACGAGTCCCTCGGCATGCCCGGCATGCACGGCACCGTGTCCGCGAACAAGGCGATCAGCCACTGCGACCTCATCCTCGGGGCGGGCCTGCGCTTCGACGACCGGGTGACGGGCAAGATCAGCCGGTTCGCTCCCAACGCCACCGTCGTGCACATCGACATCGACCCGGCCGAGATCAGCAAGCTCGTCAAGGCACACGTGCCGGTGGTCGGCGACCTGCGCGACGTGCTGCCGCGCCTCACGCAGGAGCTCGGGCCGCTCGACATCGGCGAGTGGCGCGAGACGCTCGCCGGTTGGAAGGCCACGTACCCCGAGAAGTACACGCTCGACAAGCCGCTCGTGTCGCAGGAGGTCCTCGCGATGCTGCGCGAGGCGACCGCTGGGGAGTGCGTGGTGGCTACGGAGGTCGGGCAACACCAGATGTTCGCCGCGCGCATGCTCCCGACCACCAAGGCGCGCTCGTTCATCACGTCGGGCGGCCTCGGCACCATGGGCTTCGGCCTCCCCGCCGCCATCGGCGCCGCCATCGCGCGCAAGGGCGAGACGGTGGTCCTGGTCGCGGGCGACGGCAGCCTCCAGATGAACATCCAGGAGCTGGCCACCCTGTACAAGGAGAACCTCCCCGTCGTCATCGCCATCCTCAACAACGGCGTCCTCGGGATGGTCCGCCAGTGGCAGGAGCTCTTCCACGCCCAGCGTTACAGCGAGATCTACCTCGCCGACTCCAACCCGGACTTCGCCAAGCTCGCCGAGGCGTACGGCATCGAGGGCCACAACATCCACGACCGCGACACGGCGAAGAGCGCCATCCGAGCGGCCGTCGCGGCCAAGAAGCCCGTGCTCCTCAACTTCTTCGTCTACGAGGCGGAGAAGGTCTTCCCGATGGTGCCTGCGGGCGCGGGCGTCGACGAGATGATCCTCGGCGACCAGGAGCCCGACGCCCATGAGGTCCGTGAGCCGGAACCGGTGGCTCGGTGA
- the ilvN gene encoding acetolactate synthase small subunit: MSGSANGSRSKRHVLSVAVRDKPGVLVRIAGLFARRGFNIESLSVAQSERPGVSRTTFVVSGPDDTIEQVEKQLQKLIDVLTVVNHTTGRSVDRELMLLKVAVKNPDERVEIRQIAQDFRARILDVARTALVFEVTGDEHKMDAFIEQMRPFGIVELIRTGRIALERTAAG; this comes from the coding sequence GTGAGCGGCTCCGCCAACGGGTCGCGCAGCAAGCGCCACGTGCTCAGCGTGGCCGTAAGGGACAAGCCCGGCGTACTCGTGCGCATCGCCGGGCTCTTCGCGCGCCGCGGCTTCAACATCGAGTCGCTCTCCGTCGCGCAGTCGGAGCGCCCGGGCGTCAGCAGGACGACGTTCGTGGTGAGCGGCCCCGACGACACCATCGAGCAGGTCGAGAAGCAGCTCCAGAAGCTCATCGACGTGCTCACCGTCGTGAACCACACGACCGGCCGGTCCGTCGACCGCGAGTTGATGCTCCTCAAGGTCGCCGTGAAGAACCCCGACGAGCGCGTCGAGATCCGCCAGATCGCCCAGGACTTCAGGGCCCGCATCCTCGACGTCGCCCGGACCGCCCTCGTCTTCGAGGTGACGGGCGACGAGCACAAGATGGACGCCTTCATAGAGCAGATGCGCCCGTTCGGGATCGTCGAGCTCATCCGCACCGGCAGGATCGCCCTGGAACGCACGGCGGCCGGCTGA
- the ilvC gene encoding ketol-acid reductoisomerase, protein MANIYYDSDANLQHLSGKTIAVLGYGSQGHAHALNAKESGADVVVGLRRGSASWAEAEAAGLKVMEVPDAAAAGDLIMVLLPDEVQKAVYEAQIKPHLRPGNALLFAHGFNVHFGQITAPEGVDVFMVAPKGPGHLVRRVYTEGGGVPCLLAIHVDASGNAKNLGLAYAKAIGGTRAGVLETSFREETETDLFGEQAVLCGGVTHLMQAGFETLVEAGYDPEIAYFECVHEMKLIVDLIYEGGMERMRYSVSNTAEFGDYRTGPRIVTDQTKAEMKRVLADIRGGAFASDFLMENVTGQARLKAGRKATEAHLLARTGARLRKMMPFIGGKR, encoded by the coding sequence ATGGCAAACATCTACTACGACTCTGACGCCAACCTCCAGCACCTCTCCGGCAAGACGATAGCCGTGCTCGGCTACGGCTCCCAGGGGCACGCCCACGCCCTCAACGCCAAGGAGTCCGGCGCGGACGTCGTCGTCGGCCTGCGGCGCGGCTCGGCGTCCTGGGCCGAGGCAGAGGCGGCGGGCCTGAAGGTCATGGAGGTGCCGGACGCCGCCGCGGCCGGCGACCTGATCATGGTCCTGCTGCCCGACGAGGTGCAGAAGGCCGTGTACGAGGCCCAGATCAAGCCGCACCTGCGGCCGGGTAACGCGCTCCTGTTCGCGCACGGCTTCAACGTCCACTTCGGCCAGATCACGGCTCCGGAGGGCGTCGACGTCTTCATGGTCGCCCCGAAGGGCCCGGGGCACCTCGTGCGGCGCGTCTACACCGAGGGGGGCGGGGTGCCGTGCCTGCTCGCCATCCACGTCGACGCCAGCGGCAACGCCAAGAACCTGGGTCTGGCGTACGCCAAGGCCATCGGCGGCACACGCGCCGGCGTGCTCGAGACGAGCTTCCGCGAGGAGACGGAGACGGACCTCTTCGGCGAGCAGGCCGTGCTCTGCGGCGGCGTCACCCACCTCATGCAGGCGGGCTTCGAGACCCTCGTCGAGGCCGGCTACGACCCTGAGATCGCCTACTTCGAGTGCGTCCACGAGATGAAGCTGATCGTCGACCTCATCTACGAGGGCGGCATGGAGCGCATGCGCTACTCGGTGAGCAACACGGCGGAGTTCGGCGACTACCGCACGGGCCCGCGCATCGTCACGGACCAGACCAAGGCGGAGATGAAGCGCGTGCTGGCCGACATCCGGGGCGGCGCCTTCGCGAGCGACTTCCTCATGGAGAACGTCACCGGCCAAGCGCGGCTCAAGGCCGGCCGCAAGGCGACGGAAGCGCACCTCCTCGCTCGGACCGGCGCCCGACTACGGAAGATGATGCCGTTCATAGGAGGCAAGCGTTGA
- a CDS encoding 2-isopropylmalate synthase, whose amino-acid sequence MSYIKFFDTTLRDGEQSPGVALNTQQKLEIAFALAKLGVDIIEAGFPITSEGDFECVDKIAREVRGPVIAALARTHKLDIERAAKAIEPADRGRIHIFTSASDVHLEYMLRKTRAEVLALSQEMVEYAKTFTDDVEFSAQDCMRADPEFVYQLVRTAIAAGATTVNIPDTTGYGTPQDYGALIRSIFANVPEARGVSISTHCHDDLGLATANTLAAVENGATQVEVAVNGIGERAGNTSLEEVAMALYTRRDHFGHDIGINTRELYRVSRLVSRYTGMLVQPNKAIVGENAFAHEAGIHQDGVIKNKSTYEIMNAELVGREAGVLVMGKHSGRNAFRQRLGELGYVDLSAEQLNELFKQFKELADLKQSVTTDDLRALVENEIVKVAETYKLDHLQFQSGMGGMTPQALVRLRTPAELLEATATGSGPVDAAYKALATLAPIPFELESYDLKAIGSGTDALGEVTIRATADGRTLYGRAISTDVVHSSVLAYVDVINKLAAGVGRAKVEAKAVTMALP is encoded by the coding sequence ATGTCGTACATCAAGTTCTTCGATACGACGTTGCGCGACGGGGAGCAGAGCCCTGGCGTCGCGCTCAACACGCAGCAGAAGCTCGAGATCGCGTTCGCGCTGGCGAAGCTGGGCGTCGACATCATCGAGGCCGGCTTCCCCATCACGTCGGAGGGCGACTTCGAGTGCGTCGACAAGATCGCCCGCGAGGTCCGGGGTCCCGTCATCGCGGCGCTGGCCAGGACGCACAAGCTCGACATCGAGCGCGCCGCGAAGGCCATCGAGCCCGCGGACCGCGGGCGCATCCACATCTTCACCAGCGCGAGCGACGTGCACCTCGAGTACATGCTGCGCAAGACGCGCGCGGAGGTCCTCGCGCTCTCCCAGGAGATGGTCGAGTACGCCAAGACGTTCACGGACGACGTCGAGTTCTCCGCCCAGGACTGCATGCGCGCCGACCCGGAGTTCGTGTACCAGCTCGTGCGCACGGCCATCGCGGCGGGCGCCACGACCGTGAACATCCCCGACACGACGGGCTACGGCACGCCGCAGGACTACGGTGCGCTCATCCGGTCGATCTTCGCGAACGTGCCCGAGGCGCGCGGCGTCAGCATCTCGACCCACTGCCATGACGACCTCGGGCTCGCCACGGCGAACACGCTGGCGGCCGTCGAGAACGGCGCGACGCAGGTCGAGGTGGCCGTCAACGGCATCGGCGAGCGGGCGGGGAACACGTCGCTCGAGGAGGTCGCCATGGCCCTCTACACGCGCCGCGACCACTTCGGGCACGACATCGGCATCAACACCCGCGAGCTCTACCGGGTATCCCGCCTCGTGTCGCGCTACACGGGGATGCTCGTGCAGCCGAACAAGGCCATCGTCGGGGAGAACGCGTTCGCCCACGAGGCCGGCATCCACCAGGACGGCGTCATCAAGAACAAGAGCACCTACGAGATCATGAACGCCGAGCTCGTCGGGCGTGAGGCCGGCGTCCTCGTGATGGGCAAGCACTCGGGGCGCAACGCCTTCAGGCAGCGCCTCGGTGAGCTCGGCTACGTCGACCTCTCCGCGGAGCAGCTCAACGAGCTGTTCAAGCAGTTCAAGGAGCTCGCGGACCTCAAGCAGAGCGTCACCACCGACGACCTGCGCGCGCTCGTCGAGAACGAGATCGTCAAGGTCGCCGAGACGTACAAGCTCGACCACCTCCAGTTCCAGTCGGGCATGGGCGGCATGACGCCGCAGGCGCTCGTGCGGCTGCGCACGCCCGCCGAGCTCCTCGAGGCGACCGCCACCGGCTCCGGGCCGGTCGACGCCGCCTACAAGGCGCTCGCGACGCTCGCCCCCATCCCGTTCGAGCTCGAGAGCTACGACCTGAAGGCCATCGGCAGCGGCACCGACGCCCTCGGCGAGGTCACCATCCGGGCCACGGCGGACGGGCGGACGCTATACGGCCGCGCCATCTCGACGGACGTCGTCCACTCCTCGGTGCTCGCCTACGTCGACGTCATCAACAAGCTGGCGGCCGGCGTCGGCCGCGCCAAGGTGGAGGCGAAAGCCGTCACCATGGCCCTACCCTGA
- the cimA gene encoding citramalate synthase, with amino-acid sequence MSADPTAARVEIYDTTLRDGTQGQDVHFTEHDKVAIAKRLDAFRVDFIEGGWPGSNPKDARFFDEMKGVRLEHAKLTAFGSTRHKDAAPEDDGNLRALLDAGTEVLAIFGKSWTYHVEHALGATLEQNLAMIESSVAYLRAQGRRVLYLAEHFFDGHAADPDYAVATLRAALAGGAERVVLCDTNGGSLPERVHAATRAVVGFSPVPVGIHAHNDGELAVANSLAAVQAGATHVQGTINGYGERCGNANLVSIIANLALKLGRPQPQRLEELKGLSRYVDERANLAPNVRAAYVGDGAFAHKGGIHVSAVNKHPQTYEHVEPESVGNRRRVLVSDLSGRANVVAKLAEWGEAAGEGREGGAFTSGSTDTRAVVAHIKELEARGYAFEGAEASFQLLTRKLQGGFEPYFHIDGFTVMIDKTVGAPRCEATVRLRVGDHEEHSAASGDGPVNALDRGLLKALGSFYPALRGLTLRDYKVRVLSGPETGTASVVRVQVEMGDGTTTWSTVGASTNIIEASYEALLDAYEYKLVTDGVAPVLTDRDHGLAASA; translated from the coding sequence ATGAGCGCCGATCCGACGGCCGCCAGGGTCGAGATCTACGACACGACCTTGCGTGACGGCACGCAGGGTCAGGACGTGCACTTCACGGAGCACGACAAGGTGGCGATAGCGAAGCGTCTCGACGCGTTCCGCGTCGACTTCATCGAGGGCGGCTGGCCCGGCTCCAACCCCAAGGACGCGCGCTTCTTCGACGAGATGAAGGGCGTGCGGCTGGAGCACGCGAAGCTGACCGCCTTCGGCAGCACGCGGCACAAGGACGCCGCTCCCGAGGATGACGGCAACCTACGGGCCCTGCTCGACGCAGGGACCGAGGTGCTGGCCATCTTCGGCAAGTCGTGGACGTACCACGTCGAGCACGCGCTCGGAGCGACCCTGGAGCAGAACCTCGCGATGATCGAGTCGTCCGTCGCGTACCTGCGCGCGCAGGGGCGAAGGGTGCTCTACCTGGCCGAGCACTTCTTCGACGGTCACGCCGCCGACCCGGACTACGCCGTCGCCACGCTGCGGGCCGCACTAGCCGGCGGGGCGGAGCGGGTCGTGCTCTGCGACACGAACGGCGGCTCGCTGCCCGAGCGCGTCCACGCGGCCACGCGGGCCGTGGTGGGCTTCAGCCCCGTGCCGGTCGGCATCCACGCCCACAACGACGGCGAGCTGGCCGTCGCCAACTCGCTCGCGGCCGTGCAGGCAGGCGCCACGCACGTCCAGGGCACGATCAACGGTTATGGCGAGCGCTGCGGCAACGCCAACCTCGTCAGCATCATCGCCAACCTGGCCCTCAAGCTCGGCAGGCCCCAACCGCAGCGGCTCGAGGAGCTCAAGGGCTTGTCGCGCTACGTCGACGAGCGCGCCAACCTGGCGCCAAACGTACGCGCCGCCTACGTCGGCGACGGCGCCTTCGCCCACAAGGGCGGCATCCACGTCTCGGCCGTCAACAAGCACCCGCAGACGTACGAGCACGTGGAGCCGGAGAGCGTCGGTAACCGGCGCAGGGTCCTCGTCTCCGACCTGTCGGGTCGCGCCAACGTGGTCGCCAAGCTCGCGGAGTGGGGCGAGGCGGCCGGCGAGGGGAGGGAGGGGGGCGCCTTCACGTCCGGCAGCACGGACACGCGCGCCGTGGTCGCCCACATCAAGGAGTTGGAGGCGCGGGGCTACGCCTTCGAGGGGGCCGAGGCGAGCTTCCAGCTCCTCACGCGCAAGCTCCAGGGCGGCTTCGAGCCCTACTTCCACATCGACGGTTTCACCGTGATGATCGACAAGACGGTCGGAGCCCCACGCTGCGAGGCCACCGTTCGGCTACGCGTCGGCGACCATGAGGAGCATAGCGCAGCCTCCGGCGACGGGCCCGTGAACGCCCTCGACCGCGGCCTCCTCAAGGCGCTCGGCTCCTTCTATCCGGCCCTGCGCGGCCTCACGCTCCGCGACTACAAGGTGCGCGTGCTCTCCGGCCCCGAGACGGGCACGGCGAGCGTCGTGCGCGTGCAGGTGGAGATGGGCGACGGCACCACGACCTGGAGCACCGTCGGCGCGAGCACGAACATCATCGAGGCCTCGTACGAGGCGCTGCTCGACGCCTACGAGTACAAGCTCGTGACGGACGGCGTGGCGCCCGTGTTGACCGACCGCGATCACGGGCTGGCCGCCAGCGCCTGA